A genomic window from Equus caballus isolate H_3958 breed thoroughbred chromosome 5, TB-T2T, whole genome shotgun sequence includes:
- the LOC102147500 gene encoding MAP kinase-activated protein kinase 2 has translation MYILLCGYPPFYSNHGLAISPGMKSRIRMGQYEFPNPEWSEVSEEVKMLIRNLLKTEPTQRMTITEFMNPPLDHAINEGPSNPTAHQPRPEGGQGAVGGCQGEGNRCPEGLGRRLVGAPRCEQGCWPGRVWFCILSCQEMAVTTATVTLSHFPGQVVGRGFCVPV, from the exons ATGTACATCCT GCTGTGTGGGTATCCCCCCTTCTATTCCAACCACGGCCTTGCCATCTCTCCGGGCATGAAGAGTCGCATCCGAATGGGCCAGTATGAATTTCCCAACCCTGAATGGTCAGAAGTATCAGAGGAAG tgAAGATGCTCATCCGGAACCTGCTGAAAACAGAGCCCACTCAGAGGATGACCATCACGGAGTTCATGAACCCACCCCTGGATCATG CAATCAACGAAGGTCCCTCAAACCCCACTGCACACCAGCCGCGTCCTGAAGGAGGACAAGGAGCGGTGGGAGGATGTCAAGGTGAGGGGAACCGCTGCccggaggggctggggaggcggCTCGTGGGGGCGCCCAGGTGTGAGCAGGGGTGCTGGCCGGGGAGGGTTTGGTTCTGCATCCTCTCATGCCAGGAGATGGCCGTCACAACAGCAACAGTGACTCTGAGCCACTTCCCTGGCCAGGTTGTGGGCAGAGGATTCTGTGTTCCCGTCTAA